In Salmonella enterica subsp. enterica serovar Typhimurium str. LT2, a single window of DNA contains:
- a CDS encoding putative cytoplasmic protein, whose amino-acid sequence MYIIRGDIIHIFEIRADDMYTTIRNTALAMVACFSYIAHASTHPPLIITRGAGGDASGATVIHDNWRHGTPDLVNLTDIPIDKIRPEKYSCILIIGQGAIKEMLLANNASAILSGKTVGLYSHLIDQNTLRLLRQLQNKVRFNLFFTRSQITLLKLRNISEYNFLSSKVNNVWGQDSLAIETVAPDRGNIPEKALPLKTTDYVIWLGGNYTTSSGTQRIFTNDQIVVALKPLHNVISSNASIAIMLSPRFFDNSVSKEAKVKRLKAVLNTFSRNRVTFYMSKEMLANLKEFDLPVQLSPSYAELMRMPWASATRHFASVDQYNLFADLIPKVTPFLLEPNDADQALYATDYLNTRRVSLTQNILNHGCD is encoded by the coding sequence ATGTACATTATAAGAGGAGACATTATTCATATTTTCGAAATCAGGGCAGACGATATGTATACAACCATCAGAAACACAGCGCTAGCAATGGTAGCTTGTTTTTCGTATATCGCACATGCCAGTACCCACCCTCCTCTTATTATCACCAGGGGAGCCGGAGGAGACGCCTCCGGAGCCACAGTCATTCATGATAATTGGCGGCATGGCACTCCTGACCTGGTCAATCTTACCGATATCCCCATAGATAAAATCAGACCAGAAAAATACAGTTGCATACTGATTATTGGGCAAGGAGCTATAAAAGAGATGCTTCTTGCGAACAATGCCTCAGCAATACTTTCCGGAAAAACGGTTGGTCTGTATAGTCATCTGATCGATCAGAACACGCTCAGATTACTTCGGCAATTGCAGAACAAAGTGAGATTCAATCTATTTTTTACCCGCTCGCAGATAACTCTACTAAAACTAAGGAATATTTCAGAATATAATTTTTTGAGTTCTAAAGTAAATAATGTCTGGGGACAAGACTCACTAGCAATTGAAACAGTGGCACCTGACAGGGGTAATATACCGGAAAAAGCGCTTCCCCTCAAAACAACAGATTATGTGATCTGGCTGGGTGGAAACTATACTACTTCCTCTGGTACGCAGCGTATCTTCACAAACGATCAGATTGTTGTAGCCCTGAAACCACTACATAATGTTATTTCATCAAATGCATCGATTGCTATTATGCTTTCACCACGTTTTTTTGATAATAGCGTGAGTAAAGAAGCAAAAGTTAAACGACTGAAGGCAGTGCTTAACACCTTTTCGCGAAACAGGGTCACATTTTATATGAGTAAGGAGATGCTTGCTAATCTGAAAGAATTTGATTTGCCAGTTCAACTATCCCCTTCTTACGCAGAGCTGATGCGAATGCCCTGGGCCAGCGCTACCCGGCATTTTGCCTCTGTGGATCAATATAACCTGTTTGCTGATCTCATACCTAAAGTTACGCCGTTTCTTCTTGAACCGAATGATGCCGATCAAGCTCTCTATGCGACGGATTATCTTAATACCCGGCGTGTAAGTCTGACCCAAAATATTCTTAACCACGGTTGTGACTAA
- a CDS encoding putative short-chain alcohol dehydrogenase (similar to E. coli putative oxidoreductase (AAC77206.1); Blastp hit to AAC77206.1 (237 aa), 80% identity in aa 1 - 237) has protein sequence MTLFRNKSVLVLGGSRGIGAAIVRRFSADGASVVFSYAGSREAAEKLATETGSIAIQTDSADRDAVISLVREYGPLDILVVNAGVALFGDALEQDSDAIDRLFRINIHAPYHASVEAARNMPEGGRIIIIGSVNGDRMPVPGMAAYAASKSALQGLARGLARDFGPRGITINVVQPGPIDTDINPEDGPMKELMHSFMAIKRHGRPEEVAGMVAWLAGPEASFVTGAMHTIDGAFGA, from the coding sequence ATGACGCTATTTCGCAACAAATCTGTACTGGTTTTAGGGGGAAGTCGTGGTATCGGCGCGGCTATTGTACGACGCTTTAGCGCTGACGGCGCATCGGTCGTTTTCAGCTACGCCGGATCGCGTGAAGCCGCCGAAAAACTGGCAACGGAAACCGGAAGCATCGCCATCCAGACGGATAGCGCCGATCGTGATGCCGTCATCAGCCTCGTGCGTGAGTACGGACCGCTGGATATTCTGGTCGTCAATGCGGGCGTCGCTCTCTTCGGCGATGCGCTGGAACAAGATAGCGATGCGATAGATCGTTTGTTCCGTATTAATATCCATGCGCCTTACCATGCGTCAGTCGAAGCAGCCCGCAACATGCCGGAAGGTGGACGCATTATTATTATCGGTTCCGTGAATGGCGATCGGATGCCCGTACCGGGAATGGCCGCGTACGCCGCCAGTAAATCAGCCCTGCAAGGGCTGGCGCGCGGCCTGGCCCGTGATTTTGGCCCCCGCGGGATTACGATAAATGTGGTGCAGCCAGGCCCGATTGATACCGACATCAATCCGGAAGATGGCCCCATGAAAGAGCTGATGCACAGTTTCATGGCGATCAAACGACACGGAAGACCTGAAGAAGTGGCTGGAATGGTGGCATGGCTTGCCGGTCCGGAAGCCTCTTTCGTCACCGGCGCGATGCACACCATCGATGGTGCCTTCGGCGCCTGA
- a CDS encoding putative 2'-hydroxyisoflavone reductase produces MKQSNNQVGEKVLVLGAGQLGASVLASLVPAVTQRNGSVSVIVSGRSRDKQSKRRSSIHQQLADAGARFIPVDIAGSSVAALKDQFHGFDTIINCMGFVAGAGTQIKITRAVLEAGVKRYFPWQFGVNYDVVGKGSGQPVWDEQYDVRTLLREQNVTEWVIVSTGIFTSFLFEPAFGVVNLAKKTINALGGWEMQVTVTSPADIGRLTTEIYLHQPRITNEVVFVAGETTSYAKLAETVERVTQQTFTRGVLTLPDLQEQLRLHPHDPMLRYRVAFARGDGMWWPMSDTWNAQHHLPTQDIAAWLKTQQ; encoded by the coding sequence ATGAAACAATCCAATAATCAGGTGGGTGAAAAAGTATTGGTGCTGGGCGCGGGACAACTGGGGGCGTCAGTGCTGGCGTCGTTGGTTCCGGCGGTCACACAGCGTAATGGTTCCGTTAGCGTTATTGTGTCAGGGCGATCCAGGGATAAACAGAGCAAACGACGTTCCAGCATTCATCAACAACTGGCAGATGCCGGTGCGCGGTTTATCCCGGTCGACATCGCAGGCAGTTCGGTTGCAGCGTTAAAAGATCAATTCCACGGTTTTGATACGATCATCAATTGTATGGGGTTTGTCGCCGGTGCGGGTACCCAGATAAAAATCACCCGCGCGGTACTGGAGGCGGGCGTTAAGCGCTATTTCCCCTGGCAGTTTGGCGTGAATTACGATGTGGTCGGCAAAGGCAGTGGCCAGCCGGTGTGGGACGAACAGTATGACGTCAGGACGCTTTTGCGCGAGCAAAACGTCACAGAGTGGGTGATTGTTTCAACTGGTATATTTACCTCTTTTCTCTTCGAACCAGCCTTTGGTGTGGTCAACTTAGCCAAAAAAACCATCAATGCCCTCGGCGGATGGGAAATGCAGGTCACCGTCACGTCGCCTGCGGATATTGGTCGCCTGACCACTGAAATTTATCTGCATCAGCCGCGTATCACTAACGAAGTCGTCTTTGTCGCGGGGGAAACGACCTCTTATGCAAAACTGGCGGAAACGGTCGAACGCGTGACGCAGCAAACTTTTACCCGAGGCGTATTGACGCTACCTGACTTACAGGAGCAACTCCGTTTACATCCGCATGACCCAATGCTGCGCTATCGCGTCGCCTTCGCGCGTGGTGACGGTATGTGGTGGCCGATGAGTGACACCTGGAATGCACAACATCATCTGCCGACACAGGATATTGCCGCCTGGCTGAAAACACAGCAATGA
- a CDS encoding putative LysR family transcriptional regulator (similar to E. coli putative transcriptional regulator LYSR-type (AAC76546.1); Blastp hit to AAC76546.1 (323 aa), 35% identity in aa 25 - 313), translating into MDKLEAMQVYVCVVDTHSFIRAAEVLGVPRSTVSRVVKELESWLKIQLLQRTTRKLSVTAEGRRYYEECKRVLADIAAMESSFPGRAAQPKGRFKVGMPQSLARHCIIPTLPAFLRQYPELELILCSSDSVEDIILQGYDCVIRAGRIDDSTTLVARPLASFNWVIAASPTYIERYGSPENLDDLQKHHAVGYLNHRTGRTIDWFFTREGKDYAIRVQETLVVDDTDAYIQAGIQGLGLIRVASYLVAPYLHSGALVTCMDNHSYDLPLALVYPQNRFLPPAVRAFYDWCKTALSQPAPLR; encoded by the coding sequence ATGGACAAGCTGGAAGCGATGCAGGTCTATGTTTGCGTAGTGGATACCCATAGTTTTATCAGAGCCGCCGAAGTGCTGGGCGTGCCGCGCTCAACGGTATCGCGAGTGGTTAAAGAACTGGAATCCTGGCTTAAGATTCAACTTTTGCAACGTACAACTCGCAAACTTAGTGTGACCGCAGAGGGGCGGCGTTACTACGAAGAGTGCAAAAGAGTGCTGGCAGATATCGCGGCCATGGAGTCGTCATTTCCCGGCCGGGCGGCACAACCCAAAGGGCGTTTTAAAGTGGGGATGCCGCAATCTCTCGCCCGACATTGCATTATTCCCACGCTCCCGGCCTTTTTGCGCCAGTATCCGGAGCTGGAGCTGATACTTTGTTCCAGCGATAGCGTGGAGGATATTATCCTTCAAGGGTATGACTGCGTGATTCGGGCCGGCAGGATCGATGATTCCACCACGCTGGTTGCCCGTCCACTTGCCAGCTTTAACTGGGTGATAGCAGCATCGCCCACTTACATTGAGCGTTACGGTAGCCCTGAAAATTTAGATGATCTGCAAAAGCACCATGCGGTCGGCTACCTGAACCACCGCACCGGGCGTACCATCGACTGGTTTTTTACGCGTGAAGGGAAGGATTACGCGATACGGGTGCAGGAGACGCTGGTTGTCGATGATACGGACGCTTATATTCAGGCCGGAATACAGGGACTGGGGTTAATTCGCGTCGCCAGCTATCTGGTTGCGCCGTATCTGCACAGCGGGGCGCTGGTGACCTGCATGGACAACCATTCTTATGATTTGCCGCTTGCGCTGGTCTATCCGCAAAACAGGTTTCTGCCGCCTGCGGTACGCGCTTTTTATGACTGGTGCAAAACGGCGCTGAGCCAGCCGGCGCCTCTTCGCTAA
- a CDS encoding putative AraC family bacterial regulatory helix-turn-helix protein (similar to E. coli orf, hypothetical protein (AAC77208.1); Blastp hit to AAC77208.1 (84 aa), 46% identity in aa 1 - 84): MTTKHSRTPGRPRQFDPEQAIETAQHLFHSRGYDAVSVADLTKAFGINPPSFYAAFGSKLGLYTRVLKRYRMTDAIPLGALLRHDRPTAKCLIDVLMEAARRYAADPDATGCLVLEGAHCNDKPAREAACEFYIAAENLIRTYVAMRYPQEADRTTDFMGTLMAGLSAKARAGYGLERLQESVLLAGDVLERLLPD, encoded by the coding sequence ATGACTACAAAACATAGCCGAACGCCGGGTCGCCCTCGCCAGTTCGATCCGGAGCAAGCCATTGAAACCGCTCAACATTTATTTCATTCGCGCGGCTACGACGCGGTGAGCGTAGCGGATCTGACAAAAGCGTTCGGGATCAATCCTCCCAGTTTCTATGCGGCGTTTGGTAGCAAGTTGGGGCTGTATACTCGCGTATTAAAGCGTTACAGGATGACCGACGCGATTCCGCTCGGGGCGCTTCTGCGTCACGATCGCCCGACCGCGAAGTGCCTTATCGATGTGCTGATGGAAGCGGCAAGACGTTACGCTGCCGATCCTGATGCCACTGGGTGTCTGGTTCTGGAGGGCGCTCATTGTAACGATAAACCGGCACGAGAGGCCGCCTGCGAGTTTTACATCGCTGCTGAAAACCTGATTCGCACTTATGTCGCCATGCGGTATCCGCAAGAGGCTGACCGGACGACGGACTTTATGGGGACGCTAATGGCGGGGCTTTCCGCCAAGGCGCGAGCGGGGTATGGCCTGGAGCGTCTTCAGGAGAGCGTGCTTCTGGCTGGGGATGTGCTGGAGCGATTACTGCCGGATTAA
- a CDS encoding invasin-like protein; intimin (similar to E. coli putative factor (AAC74304.1); Blastp hit to AAC74304.1 (417 aa), 30% identity in aa 38 - 403), with protein MVFSKKPITKYITWAIVTSQIPLPVIADSDNEIQSWIAGTASSISPHLQEGTLEDYAKGKIKALPGQAANHLVNEGIKSAFPEIIFRGGVNLEDGAKYRSSEFDMFIPVQETTSSLLFGQLGFRDHDNSSFDGRTYVNVGMGYRQEVNGWLLGVNTFLDADIRYSHLRGGIGGEVYKDSLAFSGNYYFPLTGWKMSAAHELHDERPAYGFDLRTKGTLPDFPWFSGELTYEQYYGDKVDLLGNGTLSRNPRAAGAALVWNPVPLLEVRAGYRDAGNGGSQAEGGLRVNYSFGTPLHEQLDYRNVGAPSNTTNRRAFVDRNYDIVMAYREQASKIRITAMPVSGLSGTLVTLMATVDSRYPVEKVEWSGDAELLAGLQLQGSLGSGLILPQLPLTATDGQEYSLYLTVTDSRGTRVTSERIPVRVTQDETSFRSWINVINDDVQVEDGNFVINTPLPAGEEGKVIEWHYVRERSEEEWASLKPRHIKYQSDTPGLAFKALGGTERDGHWVERVLVTHIGDDARSLKLHIEASGPDDKHPVKGTVLLQAQSDSIAQKVTSVEVLFTPGTEEANGSVTAPVVGTEMRARTLCVNNTDCTDAFNYQWEISDEMKSWQSVPGATKATWLLPYSLNGESLQNKYIRVRIISDKGNAKGNTATSDAN; from the coding sequence GTGGTTTTTTCTAAAAAACCCATTACTAAATATATAACCTGGGCCATTGTTACCAGTCAGATTCCACTGCCGGTCATTGCTGATAGCGATAATGAAATTCAGTCGTGGATTGCGGGGACGGCATCGTCTATTTCTCCGCATCTGCAGGAGGGGACGCTGGAGGATTATGCCAAAGGAAAAATAAAGGCGTTACCAGGGCAGGCCGCTAATCATCTGGTGAACGAGGGGATAAAGAGCGCTTTTCCGGAGATTATTTTCCGTGGTGGCGTCAATCTTGAAGATGGCGCGAAATATCGCTCATCAGAGTTCGATATGTTTATTCCCGTCCAGGAAACAACATCGTCTTTACTCTTTGGTCAGCTTGGCTTTCGCGACCACGACAACAGCAGTTTCGATGGCCGCACCTATGTTAACGTTGGTATGGGTTACCGCCAGGAGGTCAATGGATGGCTGCTCGGCGTCAATACGTTTCTGGATGCCGACATCCGTTATTCCCACTTGCGTGGCGGCATTGGCGGGGAAGTCTATAAAGACAGTCTGGCCTTTTCCGGCAACTATTATTTCCCTCTCACCGGCTGGAAAATGTCAGCAGCGCATGAATTACATGATGAGCGTCCGGCATATGGCTTTGATCTGCGAACAAAAGGCACGCTCCCCGATTTTCCCTGGTTCAGTGGAGAGCTGACATATGAACAGTATTACGGGGATAAAGTTGATCTATTGGGTAACGGTACATTAAGCCGGAATCCCCGCGCCGCAGGTGCGGCTCTGGTCTGGAATCCTGTCCCCTTGCTTGAGGTCAGAGCAGGATATCGGGACGCCGGTAACGGCGGCTCGCAGGCAGAGGGCGGTCTGAGAGTCAATTATTCCTTCGGTACGCCGTTACATGAACAGCTTGATTACCGCAACGTTGGGGCGCCGTCGAATACGACTAACCGGCGTGCCTTTGTTGATCGTAATTACGATATCGTCATGGCGTATCGGGAGCAGGCCAGCAAAATCCGCATTACGGCAATGCCGGTGTCAGGCCTGTCCGGGACGCTGGTGACATTAATGGCGACGGTAGATAGCCGTTACCCGGTTGAGAAGGTTGAGTGGTCGGGTGATGCGGAGCTTCTCGCCGGACTCCAGCTTCAGGGGAGTCTGGGCAGCGGCCTTATCCTTCCACAACTTCCGCTGACGGCGACCGACGGTCAGGAGTATAGCCTTTATTTAACGGTGACTGACAGCCGGGGTACTCGCGTGACCTCCGAGCGTATCCCGGTAAGGGTGACACAGGATGAGACCAGTTTCCGTTCCTGGATAAATGTTATCAATGACGATGTTCAGGTTGAGGACGGCAACTTTGTCATCAATACGCCGCTTCCTGCCGGAGAAGAGGGGAAGGTTATTGAGTGGCACTACGTGCGCGAGCGTTCTGAAGAGGAGTGGGCGTCGCTCAAACCACGTCATATTAAGTATCAATCAGATACGCCGGGTCTGGCATTTAAAGCGCTCGGTGGTACAGAGCGTGACGGCCATTGGGTTGAACGGGTTCTGGTGACCCATATCGGCGATGATGCCCGCTCGCTCAAATTACATATTGAAGCAAGCGGACCAGACGATAAACATCCGGTGAAGGGTACCGTACTACTACAAGCGCAGTCAGACAGTATTGCGCAGAAGGTCACTTCTGTGGAGGTGCTTTTTACGCCGGGTACTGAAGAGGCCAACGGAAGCGTTACTGCGCCAGTCGTCGGAACAGAAATGCGAGCCAGAACGCTTTGTGTAAATAACACGGACTGTACTGATGCGTTTAATTATCAGTGGGAAATCTCGGATGAAATGAAATCCTGGCAATCCGTACCGGGTGCGACAAAGGCCACCTGGCTTCTTCCTTATAGTCTTAATGGGGAATCGCTTCAGAATAAATATATCCGCGTCAGAATTATTTCTGATAAGGGAAATGCTAAGGGTAATACCGCAACCTCTGATGCGAATTAA
- a CDS encoding putative aldo/keto reductase family (similar to E. coli orf, hypothetical protein (AAC76048.1); Blastp hit to AAC76048.1 (236 aa), 41% identity in aa 2 - 224), which yields MEYSILSNNLKMPMVGFGVFKVTDKEECQQSVLSAIRSGYRLIDTAAVYGNEDAVGDAVREAIATGLCTREELFITSKLWVQDMANYDLAKAGIEASLKKSGLDYFDLYLLHQAMGDYFSAWRALEDAYEAGKLKAIGVSNFYAHVLANFCETVRITPMVNQVELHPYFAQPAALETMKHYNVQPEAWAPLGGGRHKPYENVMLQGIADAHQKTIAQVVLRWNVQRGVTVIPKSTRQERIEENFAIWDFSLTDNEMAQINALDLGYVGEAVKHFNPEFVRGCLGVKIHD from the coding sequence GTGGAATATTCAATATTAAGTAACAACCTTAAAATGCCTATGGTTGGTTTTGGCGTTTTTAAGGTAACCGACAAAGAAGAATGTCAGCAGTCAGTGTTAAGCGCTATTCGCAGCGGTTATCGTCTTATCGATACCGCTGCGGTATACGGCAATGAAGATGCCGTTGGTGACGCTGTTCGTGAAGCCATCGCGACAGGTCTGTGTACCCGTGAGGAGTTATTTATTACTTCTAAACTGTGGGTGCAAGATATGGCTAACTACGATCTGGCCAAAGCAGGTATTGAAGCGTCGCTGAAAAAATCCGGGTTAGATTATTTTGATCTCTATTTATTGCATCAGGCAATGGGTGATTATTTTAGCGCGTGGCGCGCGCTGGAGGACGCTTATGAAGCCGGTAAACTAAAAGCCATTGGCGTGTCCAACTTCTATGCGCATGTGTTAGCCAACTTCTGTGAAACCGTCAGAATTACGCCAATGGTAAACCAGGTCGAATTGCATCCATACTTTGCACAACCCGCCGCGCTGGAAACCATGAAGCATTATAACGTTCAGCCTGAAGCGTGGGCGCCGTTAGGCGGCGGGAGACATAAACCGTATGAAAATGTCATGCTTCAAGGGATTGCCGATGCCCATCAAAAAACCATCGCGCAGGTTGTCCTGCGTTGGAACGTGCAGCGTGGCGTCACGGTTATTCCTAAATCCACTCGACAGGAACGTATTGAAGAGAACTTTGCTATCTGGGATTTCTCACTAACGGATAACGAAATGGCTCAAATCAACGCCCTTGATTTAGGCTACGTTGGCGAAGCGGTGAAGCATTTTAATCCTGAATTTGTTCGCGGTTGTCTTGGCGTTAAAATCCACGATTGA
- a CDS encoding putative outer membrane lipoprotein (similar to E. coli orf, hypothetical protein (AAC75872.1); Blastp hit to AAC75872.1 (72 aa), 33% identity in aa 1 - 71) translates to MPGKREMQKCSLITVLSLSVLMLAGCTTTYTMTTRTGEIIETQGKPEVDTATGMTKYADVYGYHRVMKTSEIVQTTEGASKLDW, encoded by the coding sequence GTGCCAGGGAAACGAGAAATGCAAAAATGTAGTCTTATTACGGTACTTAGCTTATCAGTGTTGATGCTAGCCGGATGTACAACGACCTATACCATGACGACCCGGACGGGAGAGATTATTGAAACGCAGGGTAAGCCGGAGGTTGACACCGCAACCGGAATGACGAAATACGCTGATGTTTATGGTTATCATCGCGTTATGAAAACCAGTGAAATAGTGCAGACGACAGAAGGCGCATCGAAGCTGGACTGGTAA
- a CDS encoding putative bacterial regulatory helix-turn-helix protein, araC family (similar to E. coli putative ARAC-type regulatory protein (AAC73403.1); Blastp hit to AAC73403.1 (239 aa), 35% identity in aa 12 - 210): MMMKKAIIISVLEQIEKNLEERIDIEKLVVITGYSRRSLQDFFKEKCGVSIGKYIRQRKLSRSATLLKLTSQSVTDIAFRMGFDSVQSYSREFKKTFGVNPNNYRKADFWDLRNLRPPYWLDCDEHYQFEICQLTSKEIFGFQTSHQIATNDLPKKASPIKWKIIHETLRTWGENVYCLSSFKPDNTKDQVIAVSSFFGMEHNSVDGGKIPMSRVIKCGKYAKFHFVGHKEQYQQFSNTIYMCILPKLNLIRREGEDIEYFHLASVQKQQNNESIVDLYYYIPVL, from the coding sequence ATGATGATGAAAAAAGCCATAATAATCTCAGTATTAGAGCAAATAGAAAAAAATCTTGAAGAGAGGATTGATATTGAAAAGCTGGTTGTTATAACAGGTTATTCGCGAAGGAGTTTGCAGGATTTTTTTAAAGAAAAGTGTGGCGTCTCTATCGGAAAATATATCAGACAACGCAAGTTGAGCAGAAGCGCCACTCTGCTAAAGCTGACCTCTCAGTCGGTCACAGATATCGCGTTCAGAATGGGGTTTGATTCAGTGCAGTCCTATAGTCGAGAGTTCAAAAAAACATTTGGCGTCAATCCCAATAACTATCGCAAGGCTGATTTCTGGGATCTCAGAAACCTACGGCCTCCCTACTGGCTTGACTGTGATGAGCATTATCAGTTCGAAATTTGTCAGCTTACGTCAAAAGAAATTTTCGGATTTCAAACGTCTCATCAGATCGCAACAAATGACCTTCCTAAAAAAGCGTCGCCTATAAAATGGAAAATCATTCATGAGACGCTCAGAACGTGGGGCGAAAATGTGTATTGTCTCTCGTCTTTTAAGCCGGATAATACCAAAGACCAGGTCATCGCCGTAAGCAGTTTTTTTGGTATGGAACATAATTCCGTCGATGGAGGAAAAATACCCATGTCGAGGGTAATAAAATGTGGTAAATATGCAAAATTCCATTTTGTTGGTCATAAGGAACAATATCAACAATTTTCCAATACAATATATATGTGTATATTACCAAAACTGAATCTTATCAGGAGAGAAGGAGAAGATATTGAATACTTCCATTTGGCATCCGTCCAAAAGCAACAGAATAATGAATCCATTGTCGATCTTTATTATTACATCCCTGTACTGTAA
- a CDS encoding putative outer membrane or exported protein produces MRMSKHNLIIYSLLLAAAPISVLADSSTTSAATVGMFSPPTAPSVGHRPGTPRDSYELQFNGLGFFIEKYTPFPGMTIARNARNVGIRDPDNNYQSAETFTTVCTYYQINKDNSQHILKREKPCEHKFNIQKEHRGSKIKLEIYNETDMASASGYTPVPSVSEFQYIETETISNTPSPDLTVMSIDKSVLSPGESATITTIVKDIDGNPVNEVHINKTVARENLKGLWDYGPLKKENVPGKYTQVITYRGHSNERIDISFKYAMSFTKEISIRGRL; encoded by the coding sequence GTGCGTATGTCGAAACATAATCTTATTATCTATAGCCTGCTTCTGGCGGCTGCGCCGATAAGCGTCTTGGCGGATTCGTCGACAACGTCCGCGGCAACCGTCGGGATGTTTTCTCCTCCTACGGCGCCGAGCGTTGGGCACAGGCCTGGAACACCTCGCGATAGCTACGAATTGCAGTTTAATGGACTTGGCTTTTTTATTGAAAAGTATACACCTTTTCCGGGAATGACTATTGCGAGGAATGCCAGAAATGTAGGCATCAGAGATCCGGATAATAACTATCAGTCTGCGGAAACTTTTACTACAGTATGTACGTATTATCAGATCAATAAAGATAACTCTCAGCATATACTTAAACGAGAAAAGCCATGTGAGCATAAATTTAATATCCAAAAGGAACATCGGGGTTCAAAGATTAAACTAGAAATTTATAATGAAACGGATATGGCTTCAGCGTCAGGGTACACGCCTGTGCCATCGGTATCTGAGTTCCAGTATATTGAAACAGAAACTATATCTAATACGCCAAGCCCAGATTTAACAGTTATGAGTATAGATAAGTCTGTATTATCGCCGGGTGAAAGTGCCACCATCACAACTATTGTTAAGGATATCGACGGGAATCCTGTAAATGAAGTTCACATTAATAAGACTGTAGCGCGTGAAAATTTAAAAGGCTTATGGGATTATGGCCCTCTTAAGAAAGAAAATGTTCCAGGTAAATATACACAAGTTATAACCTATCGTGGGCATAGTAATGAACGTATTGACATATCTTTTAAATATGCAATGAGTTTCACGAAAGAAATTTCCATCAGAGGAAGACTATAA
- a CDS encoding putative serine/threonine protein kinase yields the protein MYFKRSLLTLAICASVVSVEAVANTRANDMASSATPASVGHRPVATTNAKKIEVSGELTTGSTLQIADVFIRDEDGDPLSLDKMNNADDIKWYLVDNEAADPSGTPAATGTAFTIPADAGGKKIKIVYRIKTATGTPDSAFLPATVLLTSASSGVSGDSAADGTISNKLRSVTINVVNESGKPTDELNGTNDANTPVVGGTLEAVLECAATAAAECEVSNYNFTWQMADAGTPDKFTDLNNTNAEKHKYIIKGTEQNKLFRVHVTPKTTKATPENKRAIRR from the coding sequence TTGTACTTCAAAAGATCTTTATTAACGTTAGCAATTTGTGCATCCGTGGTCTCAGTAGAGGCGGTGGCGAATACCAGAGCCAATGATATGGCTTCTTCTGCTACACCTGCTTCTGTTGGTCACCGTCCTGTGGCAACTACTAATGCAAAAAAAATAGAAGTGTCTGGGGAACTGACGACCGGTTCAACCCTCCAGATAGCGGATGTTTTTATTAGGGATGAGGATGGGGATCCCTTATCGCTGGATAAAATGAATAATGCCGACGATATTAAATGGTATCTGGTGGATAATGAGGCCGCCGATCCTTCTGGAACCCCGGCGGCAACCGGGACGGCTTTTACCATTCCTGCTGATGCAGGCGGTAAAAAAATTAAAATCGTTTACCGGATTAAGACGGCAACGGGGACGCCGGATAGTGCATTCTTGCCTGCCACTGTCTTATTAACTTCTGCATCTTCTGGGGTGAGCGGCGACTCCGCCGCAGACGGTACAATTTCTAATAAGCTACGTTCTGTCACTATCAATGTGGTGAATGAAAGTGGTAAACCGACTGATGAACTCAACGGTACCAATGACGCCAACACTCCAGTGGTAGGCGGCACCCTTGAAGCGGTACTGGAATGTGCCGCCACAGCGGCGGCTGAGTGTGAGGTCAGTAATTATAACTTTACCTGGCAGATGGCGGATGCCGGGACACCAGATAAGTTCACCGATCTGAATAATACCAACGCTGAAAAGCATAAATATATTATTAAGGGAACTGAGCAGAATAAACTGTTCCGTGTCCACGTTACGCCTAAAACGACGAAAGCCACGCCGGAGAATAAACGCGCTATCCGTCGCTGA